The sequence ACTTTCTTTTTAGCCATTCGATCATAATCCTGTTGCCACAGTGTGTTTACCACGCTCTGTGATTAAATTCTTTCTAATTTCCATTTCCCGATAGGCTTTTAATGGATTTAGCGCACCCCCTACATCAACCCTGGCCTTTGCAAGTAAAGGCCTAACATCTGTTCTAAAGGCATCTTGTAGTACCTCTTGGCACTGAACCACATCGTCATTGAATTGTGCTTTTGATAGACTTTCTTGATCAATAAGCATCGCTTTCGCATAAGATTCCTGTATAGCTTCCAACGATTGCAGCAAATCTTCTAAGGGATCTTTTATATTGTGGCTTGCATCGATCATCCATGCCAATTCAGGATTTTGTTTATTTCTTTTAATTCCGTTGACCAATTCATTGAAAATCAAAAACAAGCTGTAAGGTTTTATGCTACCGACCGTCAGGTCATCGTCTCCATATTTGCTGTCATTAAAATGAAATCCACCTAATTTACCCTTCATCATCAAGGTCGCCACGATTTGTTCGATATTTGTATTGGGAAGATGGTGCCCCAGGTCGACAAGGGTATAGGCCCTTTCCCCACATGAATTTGCCAACATCATCGAAGTGCCCCAATCTTGAATCACGGTGCTATAGAAATTGGGCTCATAGGGTTTATACTCGATGAAGAATTTCCAATCTTCGGGCATGTGGCCATAAATCTTCCTTAAACTGTCCTCAGTGTTGAGAAGCGAGTTTTGAAAATCACGTTGTCCCGGAAAATTGGTACCATCGGCCAGCCATACGGTCAAACTCTTCGAACCTAATTTTTCACCAATATCTATCACTTCGGAATTGTGCTCGATGGCCATCTGCCTCACCTTTTCATCTGAACTGCTGAGCGAGCCGTTGCGATAACTTAATTTGGTATCGGGCTGATCTT is a genomic window of Flagellimonas sp. CMM7 containing:
- a CDS encoding sugar isomerase, with translation MKIKKEILNSHNKEGLLEQESDFLRLAEKLTKKGIDVMDLLKRLQDFQVAVPSWALGAGGTRFGRFGFHGEPSNLEEKIDDIGILHALTKTAGAISLHIPWDIPKDYDAIKEKATGHGIIFDAVNSNTFQDQPDTKLSYRNGSLSSSDEKVRQMAIEHNSEVIDIGEKLGSKSLTVWLADGTNFPGQRDFQNSLLNTEDSLRKIYGHMPEDWKFFIEYKPYEPNFYSTVIQDWGTSMMLANSCGERAYTLVDLGHHLPNTNIEQIVATLMMKGKLGGFHFNDSKYGDDDLTVGSIKPYSLFLIFNELVNGIKRNKQNPELAWMIDASHNIKDPLEDLLQSLEAIQESYAKAMLIDQESLSKAQFNDDVVQCQEVLQDAFRTDVRPLLAKARVDVGGALNPLKAYREMEIRKNLITERGKHTVATGL